The nucleotide sequence CGAGCCCGAGCGCGGCCGCCAGCGGCTCGACCGTGCGGGCACACCGCAGCAGCGGCGAGCGCACGATCGCCCGCACCGGGAGGTCGCCGATGCGCTCGACCACGGTCCGGGCCTGTTCGGCGCCCTTCTCGTCGAGGTCGACGCCCTCGGACCGCCCGGCGAGGGTGTGCGCGGTGTTCGACGTGGACCGGCCGTGCCGGAGCAGGATGACGGTCACTGGGCGGCCAGCACGCCGGTGCTCAGCAGGACCAGCACGGTGACGCCCACGATGATCCGGTAGCCGACGAACCAGTACATGCTGTGCCGGACCAGGAACTTGAGGAACCACGCGATCGCGGCGTAGCCGACCACGAAGGCGATGACCGTGCCGACGAGGAGTTGCAGGCCGGTCGCGCTCTGTCCGGCACCCTCGGGGTGGAAGGCGTCCGGCAGCGAGAACAACCCGGAGGCCAGCACCGCCGGGATGGCCAGCAGGAAGCCGAACCGCGCGGCGGCCTCCCGCTTCTGGCCGAGGAAGAGGCCTGCGCTGATCGTCACACCGGACCGGGACACGCCCGGGATGAGCGCCAGCGCCTGCGACGTGCCGACGATCAGGCTGTCCTTCCAGGTGAAGTCGCGGATCTCGCGGGTCTGCCTGCCGACGTACTCGGCGGCGGCGATCACGGCGGAGAAGACGATCAGCGCGGTCGCGATGATCCACAGGTTGCGGATGTCGTCTCGGATGTAGTGCTTGAAGGCGAGTCCGGCGACGGCGATCGGGATCGTGCCGAGGATCACCCACCAGCCCAACCAGTAGTCGGCGGTGCGCTTGGCCGCGTCGAAGAGCCCGGCGAACCAGGCCGAGAGGATGCGGGCGATGTCACGGGCGAAGTAGATGAGCACCGCGATCTCGGTGCCGATCTGGATGACGGCGGTGAACGACGCGCCCGCGTCGCGGCCGAAGAACGCCTGGGACACGATCGCGAGGTGGCCCGAGGACGAGACCGGCAGGAACTCCGTCAGGCCCTGCACCACCGACAACACCACCACCTGCAGCCACGACACGTCGTTCACGGGAGAAGACCGTACCGCGCGGACCTGCGTCAGCGATGTGAGCGCGGCACCGGTTGCGCGTCGGACACGGCGTCGCGGACCGCAGCGCCGAGACTGCGCTCGTCGGTGAGGTCCACGTGGGAGAGGTCGCGGGTGGCGGTGGCCACCACGTCCTCGGCCTGCGGGACCAGCGCGCGCAACCGCAGGCGGTACACCTCGACCAGCAGCGTCTGCCGCTCGACGTGGAACGAGAAGGAGCGGCCGTCACCGACCGAGCCGAAGCCGCTGG is from Mycolicibacterium grossiae and encodes:
- a CDS encoding undecaprenyl-diphosphate phosphatase; protein product: MSWLQVVVLSVVQGLTEFLPVSSSGHLAIVSQAFFGRDAGASFTAVIQIGTEIAVLIYFARDIARILSAWFAGLFDAAKRTADYWLGWWVILGTIPIAVAGLAFKHYIRDDIRNLWIIATALIVFSAVIAAAEYVGRQTREIRDFTWKDSLIVGTSQALALIPGVSRSGVTISAGLFLGQKREAAARFGFLLAIPAVLASGLFSLPDAFHPEGAGQSATGLQLLVGTVIAFVVGYAAIAWFLKFLVRHSMYWFVGYRIIVGVTVLVLLSTGVLAAQ